In a genomic window of Meleagris gallopavo isolate NT-WF06-2002-E0010 breed Aviagen turkey brand Nicholas breeding stock chromosome 1, Turkey_5.1, whole genome shotgun sequence:
- the LOC100546895 gene encoding transmembrane 4 L6 family member 1-like produces the protein MLFSQVVLPAFMMLGAGGAGCCANRCGMLLSVLLALLGFAGAVYCAVFSSMGLIGGPLCDTGDGEYLYPFRNNTLEYNYLFNQTTWSICKEPENIILWNIVLFSVLLAIGVIEAILCLIQVTNGLIGFVCGTCMRRRKTNISGM, from the exons ATGCTTTTCTCGCAGGTTGTTTTGCCAGCATTCATGATGCTGGGAGCAGGCGGAGCAGGATGTTGCGCTAACAGATGTGGG atgctgctgtcagtgcttctggctCTGCTGGGGTTTGCAGGAGCAGTGTACTGCGCAGTCTTCTCCTCAATGGGGTTGATTGGGGGCCCTCTGTGTGACACGGGTGATGGAGAATACCTCTATCCTTTCAGAAACAACACTCTAGA ATACAATTATTTGTTCAACCAGACAACATGGAGCATTTGCAAAGAACCTGAAAATATCATCCTTTGGAATATTGtccttttctctgttctccTGGCCATTGGTGTGATTGAAGCAATTCTTTGCTTAATTCAAGTCACCAATGGACTAATTGGCTTTGTGTGTGGCACATGTATGAGGAGAAGAAAG ACAAACATTTCGGGAATGTGA